From Spiroplasma endosymbiont of Amphimallon solstitiale:
CAAGAAAAAAAAGTAAATTATATAACTGATTTGCGAGATGAATCTAATCGTGAAGGAATAAGATTAGTATTAGAAATTAAAAATATTGATTATGCTGAACTTATTTTAAATCAACTATATAAATTTACTTCATTACAGACAACGTTCACAATAAATTTATTAGCATTACATAATAAACAACCTAAAGTAATGAATTTAAAAGAAATGATTGAAATTTATATTGAACATCAAATTGAAATTATTCTTAATAAATCTAATTTTGAATTAAAAAAATATGAACATCAATATCATATTATTTTTGGTCTTGTTAAAGCATTACAAAATATTGATGAAATTATTAAAATAATTAAGGAATCAAAGAAAACAGAAGAAGCATTAACTAATTTACAGAATAAATTTGAATTTTCTGAAAAACAAGCTAAAGCTATTTTAGAAATGAAACTGCAACGTTTAACAGATTTAGAACAAGAAAAATTAAATAATGAATTATCATTTATTAATGAAGAAATTATTCGATTAAGAACTTTAATTAATGAACCTTCTAAGCAAATAGAATTAATGATTTCTCAGTTAACAACAATTAAAGAAAATTATGGTGATGATAGAAGAACTGAAATTATTGAAAATTATGAAGGTGAAATTATTGATGAAGCTTTAATTAAAGAAGAACAGGTGGTTATAACGCTTTCAAAAAGTGGTTATATTAAACGTTTACCTTTAGATACATATAGAACTCAACATCGTGGTGGTGTTGGTGTTAAAGGTGCTGGTGGCACTGATATTAATACTGATGATATTGATAAAGTTTTAATTACTTCAACTCATTCTGATTTGTTAATATTTAGTAATAAAGGGAAAGTTTATCGAATTCGTGCTCATAAGGTGCCAAATTATTCAAGAACAGCTAAAGGAACACCAATTGTTAATTTAATAGCAACAGAAAAAAATGAGACTATTAAAACAATAATTGCTATATCAGAAGATTATGATATAAATGCTAATTTATTTTTTGTTACTAAAAAAGGAATTATTAAACGTTCAACTTTAGATCAATTTAAATCTATTTACCAAAATGGTAAAATAGCTATTAAATTGCGTTCAAATGATCAATTAGTAGATGTGCTGAAAACTACAGGTAATAATGAAATAATTATTGCTGTGGCTAATGGACGAGCAGTTAGAATCAATGAAAATCAAGTTAGAGTAATGTCAAGAATAGCCAGCGGAGTAAAAGGAATAGATACAAAAGGTACTCATGTTATTGGAATGTGTTCTAATCAAGATGGTGATTTAGTTGTCTCTATTAGTGAGAAAGGTTATGGAAAAATATCACGATTTGAAGAATATCGTTTAGCAAATCGTGGTGGTAAAGGTGTAATTTCAATGAAATTAGCTCAAAAAACAGGAAAATTAATTGGTATAAATTCAATAAATAACACTAATAACACTAATAATAGTAATGATTTATTAATTATGACTTTAAAAGGTACAGTTATTAGATTTTCTTTAGAAGATATAAGAACTACAAGTAGAAATACTATAGGTGTTAAATTAATTAGATTTAAAACAGAAAATGATGCAATTTCTTCAATTGTAACAATCCCAGTCACTAAAGAAAAAACTATTTTTATTGATTAATTTAAGAGGTGCTAAAATGATTGATATAGAAAAAATACGTAATAATTTGGAAAAAACTATTAATAAAATAGAAACAAGGGGCCAAAGCTATAAAAATGAAATAAATAAAATTTTTAATTTAGATTTAGAAATAAGAACTTTAAAAACAAAAAATCAAAAATTAGAAGAAACAAGAAATAAGCAATCTAAACAAATTGGTGAATTATTAAAAAATAAAAAAAATGATCAAATAAAAAAAATTAAAGATGATATGATTATTTTAAAAGAAAAAATTATAAAAAATAATTTAAAAATTGTAGATTTAGAAGATAAAATATATGAATTACAATTAGTAATTCCTAATATACCACATTTTTCAGTTCCACAAGGAAACGATGAAACTAATAATCAAGAAGTTAAAAAATGAGGGAAAATTATTAAAAAAAATAGTAAACCACACTGAGAAATTGCTGAAAAATTAAATATAATTGATTTTTCAAAAGCAACTAAATTAAGTGGTACTAGATTTATTATGTATAAAAATAAAGGTGCTTTATTAGTTAGAGCATTAATGAATTTTATGATTGATTCTCATTTAAAAAATGGTTATTCTGAATTTTTACCACCATTAATTATTAATAAAGAAAACTTATTTGGTACAGGGCAACTTCCTAAATTTAAAGATGATTTATTTCAATTAAATAATGAACAGTATTTAATTCCAACAGCAGAAGTTCCTTTAACAAATATTTATCGTAATGAAATTATTAATTTTTCTGAATTACCAATAAAAATGTGTGCTTATACACCATGTTTTCGTTCAGAAGTGGGTTCTGCTGGTAGAGATACAAGAGGAATAATTAGATTACATCAATTTAATAAAGTAGAATTAGTTCAAATTGTTGATCCTGAAAAATCTTATGATGCCCTTGAAGAGTTAACTAAAAATGCTGAATTAATTTTACAAAAATTAGATATTCCTTATAGAGTTATTAATTTATGTAGTGGTGATATTGGTTTTAGTGCTGCTAAAACTTATGATTTAGAATTATGATTACCTTCTCAAATGTGTTATCGTGAGGTTTCTTCATGTAGTAATTGTGAAGATTTTCAAGCAAGAAGAATGGAAACTAGAGTTAGTCAAGATAATAAGAAAGTAGTTCCACATACACTAAATGGATCGGGATTAGCTATTGATCGAGTTGTTGCAGCAATTTTAGAAAATTTTTATGTTGAAGAAGATAATGTTGTAAATATACCTATTGTTTTACAACCTTATATGAATAATTTAAAAACTATTTAATTTATAATGTTTCACGTGAAACATTATAAATTAAAAAAAATGTATTTTTTTATAAAAAAAATTGTTATAATTAATAATGCCACTGCAACAATTACATTCGAACCGGGTCAGGACCGAAAGGTAGCAGCCATAAGGATTAGGATTGTGTGCGGTGGTTTTATTTTGAAAAATAAAAAAGAGGTTTCTTTAAATGAAAAAACAAAATTACATGGAAATTGCCTTAAAGCTTGCTAAAAAAGCTGCTATTAATGGTGATGTTCCAATTGGAGCAATTATTGTTGATGAAAATGATAATATTATTGGTAGAGGATTTAACAAAAAGGAAAAAGACAAAGATCCAATTCAACATGCGGAAATTATTGCAATAAAAAAAGCATGTAAAAAAATTAATAATTGACGTTTGTTAAATTGTACTATTTATACAACATTAGAACCATGTTTAATGTGTGTAGGTGCTTTGTTACAAACAAGAATAAAACATATTGTTTTTGCTTTAAAAGATAGTAAGTTTGGATGCGTTGAATCACTCTATAATTTAACATTAGATAAAAGATTTAATCATCGTAGTGAATATACTTATTCTTTAAACTTAGATAGTAAAGAAATGTTACAAAGTTTTTTTGGAGAAATTCGTAATTTATAATAATTGTTTTTATAACAAATTTTATAAAAAATTGTTAGGATAAATATAGGTGATTTAAATGAAACATAAATCTTTTTATAGAAAGTACCGACCAAATTCTTTTTCAGAAATAATTAGTCAGGATAATATTGTAAGAATATTAAAAAATTCTATTTTAAATAATAGTTTTAATCATGCTTATTTATTTTCAGGCTCAAAAGGTACAGGAAAAACATCAACGGCTAAAATATTTGCTAAAGCAATTAATTGTCAAAATAACATTGATGGAGATGCATGTAATACTTGTGAAAATTGTATAAACATTAGTTCAAATAATTGTATTGATATTTTAGAAATTGATGGTGCTTCCAATAATGGTGTTGATGAAATAAGAAGTATTAGAGATAATATTAACTTATTACCGATGAATTTTAAATATAAAGTTTATATTATTGATGAAGTTCATATGTTAACAACTTCTGCTTTTAACGCATTATTAAAAACCTTAGAAGAACCACCACAACATATTATTTTTATTTTAGCAACAACAGAACCATATAAAGTAATTCCAACTATAATTTCTCGTTGTTTATGATTTGAATTTAAAAAAATTAATGTAAATGAAACTAAAAAACATTTTATTGATGTTTTAACAAAAGAAAAAATTAATTTTGAGGTTGAAGCAGTAGAGGAATTAGCAATATTGAGCGAAGGCTCTTTACGTGATGGTTTAAATTATTTAGAAAAAACATTTAATTATGGTAATAATATAACACTTAAAAATGTTGAAAAAATATTTTCTGTTTTATCAACAAAAAATAAAATATTATTTTTAATTAATATATTTAATTGTAATATTGAGCAAGTAATAAAACAATTAACATTATTTGATGAATATACTATTCAATATAAAAAAAATATTATTGATTTTATTTACATTCTTGAAGAAATATTAATTTATGCTATTACTAAAAAAACAGAATTACTTAAAATGATAAATATTCACCAAGTAAATATTTTTTCTGAAGTAGTAAAATCTGATTTACTTTTAATTTTGAATTCATTTAATGAAATTTTAATTCAAGAAGATGTTGATGATTTAAAACCAATATTAATACTAAAAATATTAAATTTAATTAAAAATTTTGAGAATAAATATTCATTAAATTATTTAGAAAAAACAAAAATATCTATTATGAATATAGAAAATAAAAGTATAAATTTAAATAGTAAAGATGAAATAACAAAAATTTTAAAAAAAAGCGAAATAGATAAAAATAATGAAGAATTAATTTCAATTTTAGTAAAAGAAGAAAATACTAATATTAAAGAAAAAGAAATTTTTGATGTACCAACTGTGAAAAATTTAAAAAATGATGAGATAATTGATAAAGCCATTAATTTAATTTTACAAGCTGATAAAAATATTAGAAAAGAAGTTAGTGAAAAGTGAAAAAATATTTCTAAATTTATTAATGATAATAAATTTAGAAACATAACTAAAGTTTATATAAATACTATTATTGCGGCAGCATCTACTAATGGCATTATTATTATTACCAAAAATATTATTCAATCTGATTTAATAAATCAAAGTTTTTTAAGTAAAGAACATAGAGAATTTTTAAATATTTTATTAGAAAATGAATATATGATTTATGCCCTTGATAAAAATCAATGACAGGAAACAAGAAAAAAATATCAAGAGTTACTAACAAAAAAAATATTACCAAAACCAGTAGATATTGTAATATCAAAACCTGTAATTGAGTCATTTACCAATGTAGATAGAGATCCGACTTTAAATTTTATTAAAAAAATATTTACTGAAATTGAAGAAATATAAAAATATGAGGTGAAAAATATGGATATGAAAAGAATGTTAGCACAAGCACAAGCAATTCAAGGAAAGTTAACAAAATTTAAAAAAGAAGAATTTACTTTTTCTGATATTGATGGTTTGGTTAAAATTATTATAACAGGTGGACGTAAACTAGTTTCAATTAATATTGAAGGATTATTAAAAGAAGCAGAAAATGATTATTCAAGTATTAATGATATGTTACAAACAGAACTAAATAAAGCATTAAAACAAATAGATGAAAAAGAAAAAAATATTGCTGGCAAGTTTTAGAAGAGTTTAGTAATTTTAGCATAGAAAGAGGTAGAAAAATGTTATTTATTACCTTTGAAGGGCCAGAAGGTGCAGGTAAAACTACAGTTTTAAAAATGATTAAAGAACAATTAAAACAAGATGGTTTTGATGTTATTATTACGAGAGAACCAGGTGGTAGCGAAATTTCTGAACAAATAAGACAAGTTATTTTAAATAAAGAAAATA
This genomic window contains:
- the serS gene encoding serine--tRNA ligase; translated protein: MIDIEKIRNNLEKTINKIETRGQSYKNEINKIFNLDLEIRTLKTKNQKLEETRNKQSKQIGELLKNKKNDQIKKIKDDMIILKEKIIKNNLKIVDLEDKIYELQLVIPNIPHFSVPQGNDETNNQEVKKWGKIIKKNSKPHWEIAEKLNIIDFSKATKLSGTRFIMYKNKGALLVRALMNFMIDSHLKNGYSEFLPPLIINKENLFGTGQLPKFKDDLFQLNNEQYLIPTAEVPLTNIYRNEIINFSELPIKMCAYTPCFRSEVGSAGRDTRGIIRLHQFNKVELVQIVDPEKSYDALEELTKNAELILQKLDIPYRVINLCSGDIGFSAAKTYDLELWLPSQMCYREVSSCSNCEDFQARRMETRVSQDNKKVVPHTLNGSGLAIDRVVAAILENFYVEEDNVVNIPIVLQPYMNNLKTI
- the dnaX gene encoding DNA polymerase III subunit gamma/tau — its product is MKHKSFYRKYRPNSFSEIISQDNIVRILKNSILNNSFNHAYLFSGSKGTGKTSTAKIFAKAINCQNNIDGDACNTCENCINISSNNCIDILEIDGASNNGVDEIRSIRDNINLLPMNFKYKVYIIDEVHMLTTSAFNALLKTLEEPPQHIIFILATTEPYKVIPTIISRCLWFEFKKINVNETKKHFIDVLTKEKINFEVEAVEELAILSEGSLRDGLNYLEKTFNYGNNITLKNVEKIFSVLSTKNKILFLINIFNCNIEQVIKQLTLFDEYTIQYKKNIIDFIYILEEILIYAITKKTELLKMINIHQVNIFSEVVKSDLLLILNSFNEILIQEDVDDLKPILILKILNLIKNFENKYSLNYLEKTKISIMNIENKSINLNSKDEITKILKKSEIDKNNEELISILVKEENTNIKEKEIFDVPTVKNLKNDEIIDKAINLILQADKNIRKEVSEKWKNISKFINDNKFRNITKVYINTIIAAASTNGIIIITKNIIQSDLINQSFLSKEHREFLNILLENEYMIYALDKNQWQETRKKYQELLTKKILPKPVDIVISKPVIESFTNVDRDPTLNFIKKIFTEIEEI
- a CDS encoding nucleoside deaminase; the protein is MKKQNYMEIALKLAKKAAINGDVPIGAIIVDENDNIIGRGFNKKEKDKDPIQHAEIIAIKKACKKINNWRLLNCTIYTTLEPCLMCVGALLQTRIKHIVFALKDSKFGCVESLYNLTLDKRFNHRSEYTYSLNLDSKEMLQSFFGEIRNL
- a CDS encoding YbaB/EbfC family nucleoid-associated protein, with translation MDMKRMLAQAQAIQGKLTKFKKEEFTFSDIDGLVKIIITGGRKLVSINIEGLLKEAENDYSSINDMLQTELNKALKQIDEKEKNIAGKF
- the gyrA gene encoding DNA gyrase subunit A is translated as MSEITKKNETFISNKYVRNISDEMRTSFLEYSMSVIVSRALPDARDGLKPVHRRILYSLAILGMTYDKPYKKAARIVGECIGKFHPHGDIAVYETMVRMAQEFNYRYPLADGQGNFGSIDGDSAAAMRYTEVRMSKIAGELVKDLNKNTVTFVENYDGAEKEPSVLPAYFPNLLVNGTTGIAVGMATSIPPHNLREIVDAIIFVAQNPDCDIMEILDIVKGPDFPTGAMILGVNSFKNAYLNGRSTITVRSKTKVEKLSNGKPAIIVEEIPYQTNKTNLINNIVKAVQEKKVNYITDLRDESNREGIRLVLEIKNIDYAELILNQLYKFTSLQTTFTINLLALHNKQPKVMNLKEMIEIYIEHQIEIILNKSNFELKKYEHQYHIIFGLVKALQNIDEIIKIIKESKKTEEALTNLQNKFEFSEKQAKAILEMKLQRLTDLEQEKLNNELSFINEEIIRLRTLINEPSKQIELMISQLTTIKENYGDDRRTEIIENYEGEIIDEALIKEEQVVITLSKSGYIKRLPLDTYRTQHRGGVGVKGAGGTDINTDDIDKVLITSTHSDLLIFSNKGKVYRIRAHKVPNYSRTAKGTPIVNLIATEKNETIKTIIAISEDYDINANLFFVTKKGIIKRSTLDQFKSIYQNGKIAIKLRSNDQLVDVLKTTGNNEIIIAVANGRAVRINENQVRVMSRIASGVKGIDTKGTHVIGMCSNQDGDLVVSISEKGYGKISRFEEYRLANRGGKGVISMKLAQKTGKLIGINSINNTNNTNNSNDLLIMTLKGTVIRFSLEDIRTTSRNTIGVKLIRFKTENDAISSIVTIPVTKEKTIFID